The genomic DNA aaaattaactttttcAGCCATTTTAGATGATTGAACAAAAAAATGTAAGTCAAGAGTTAAAAGaggtaaaatattaaataaaaattaaatgattattttataaagtCGAAGGGCCAAAAAATTATaccaatttaaatttaatatctcAAAAAATCCTCCTTTTACAATTgggattaaatattatatttaataataaatctatactattatttaaacatTTGATTGAACTGATATTACCTATCAATTAAGTTCTAACTCAATTGTGAAaggaaaaaataatatatttttataaaaaaagtgattttattacaattatatttatatgttttacatTTTATATTAAATCAATAAAACTCATTTTTATATTAAACTTTCAATTTTGCCACttagataaaaaattaaattaatttttaataaaaatattttatagtcGAATATTTACATCATATGTGTGCTATGATCTAGTATTATGTTAAACAGATAAGTATTTTGACAATAATACTTTATACCTACTCAAGTGTTCAATAGAAAATAGAATTGTTGGGAAAAGAAAAGGGGGGATTTTAGATGCcatatgaaaaagaaaagggaagaaTGATTTGCTTTCTTTCAATCACGTAAATTTGATGGAAATTTTTATAGCAGGGAATAAATTCTATGGGGTAAAGTCCATATTTCCGAAATTAAGATTCTTTATGATTTTATAACTAGAACTGAGTACGAAATTCTATGAAATTctttatattttcataataaataaaatttttatttttttggagttaaagtgtaattttattattattaactaaaaattttataaattataaaaaattaaattaaaattttaccgtTTTAGAGTAGTCATGATCCTTTTGGGTCTCCACTATATTCCGTCACTGTTTATAACATCTTTCATTTTTTAAGAACACTAGATACTCAACATATAGAAAAatctgaaaaataatttaaatactatggtaaatatttatataatacataaaaaaaaaaacacaaattatGAAATTCAAGCAAGTCCTAGATAGAAGGACCATAAAAGGTGGCGTATTTTTATTCTGTGTCATTGTTGAATAAGGAAAAAGTTAGGCTTTAAAATGAGTAAAAGTAAATtgaaaaaacataagaaaataattaGAAGCATAATGgaatatgaaaatatatgtaaATACATAAATGGTTAGATCCGTACATTAACCTTACCGTAAcacagaaaaagaaaatgaagaagcTTAGACTTGAAGGAGaaataatgtaataaaataaGATGGGTACATGAAGATGCATGTTACCTTTATATAATATTCTCACTTTTTACATGCGTAAGCTATTGCATTTGCATATGAacctcttctcttttttttcttttttctttttccattcgaTGCACCAAAAGAGGAAGAAGATAAGTGAGAAAGAAACTTAGAATTTGATGCAAGGACAATTTTTCTCAATCTTCTTCATTATTTGGATTTTATTAAGATGTGAAGATACGACATTTTAAAATTGTAAGTCATCATTTATAAACttgaaaaattatataaaatctaaaatataatttttaatatagttTTCACGTTATGACATGACACAAATATTATAATGTAACATTATCACactttaacaaaattcaaattctATGAATAGAACGTAAATAAATCTAAGGACTACATTGAGAAAAATTGTCAAGTTTCAAAATTAATGTAGTAAAAAAAAGTTATGTAAAATTTTTAGGGTAAACTACCTAATTGGTCACCTAACTTTTAGGGCACTTTTATTTTAGTCACCCAACTGTTAAATTTCTAATGGCAGTTAACTTGTACACGCCACATCatgtttacaatttttttttcaatattgattaggtaaaaaaaaattaaggattaaagtgaaaaaaaaaaaagggtagaaactaaaataatgctTTAAAATTTGTCAAATTATACTTGTTTAACCCTTGCCAAAAGTTCtaaatttcttttgtttttcaacattgaaattttaaatttcaaaatatcaaaaatatttaaataagttattgaaaattttatcccTTCATCGTGTCAAGCAATTTGTTTAtgtaatattgaaattaattaatttagtctccttttaaatcttaaaattttattttatgtttccaaATTAAAATCAACTCAAATAAATCATCTTTCATAATTGTACATGAAACCCAAATTTCTTTTGATGATATGATATTGAGTCTTCCATGCCAAAccaattccataatttttcatCACTTTATTACCCAAACGAAAAACaagcaattaatttaattaattgtgaTGGTTTTCTTTGTTTTAACTTAGTATGAAAGAGTAAAGAttgtataattaaaataaatttaaatttcacaaacaattattaaatatgagCTATCGAGTTGATTTCATTAAGAATAATatggaaacataaaataaaattttaaaatttaggagattaatttaattaattataatattacagAACAAATCAATTACATTATCAAGGAACAATtttttaactatttatttaatttattttatgtactaaaatttaaattttcaatatttaaaaaagaaatttaGAATTGGGCAATGTGATAAATAAGTACAATTTAACAACTTTTTAatgcattattttagttttaccacttttcattttaatttttaatttttttaccccAATCAATACTTTAAATAAAGATTTTTTTATGGCTAAAATAAAAGCGACCTAAAtgttgggtgaccaaaataaaacTGTGAGCATGATGTGGCGTATACAAGTTAATTGATGCTAGAGATTTAATGGcttgagtgactaaaatgaaagcaCCTAAAAGTTGAATGATGAAATTGtaaggattttattttaagtgaCAAAAATAAAAACGCCCTAAAAATTGAGTGACCAACTAGGTAATTACCCAAATTTAtagaaatataatatttacataaaaaGATATATCATGAGTGTACCATAATTGAAATATATCATTGTTGTCCAATGAAATACAATATATAGGAGAGTGCGCTGGAACCAAGTTATGGAGCATGTTGTTGGGAGAGCCTTTAGCTGTCACTAAGCAAAGTAGTGAATGGTATTGTTGGCACCATCTCAATTGTTTATGACCCAACTTCCACTTCATTATGGTGTCAATTCTTTTATTAATTTCTCATCCTTTTGTTTTGTATATTCTTGCAACTTACTCCCCAAAACtatgaattatatattttaaataacctcttaggtttattttttttaaggGTTAATTAGTACTTAAATTTGAAATTCATTatctttgttatttttaaaacataataaaaatgtgATGATGTGACACTGTCagcatataatattattttatatgataACAATAAATTGTAGTACATAGCAAATATTAATAAAAAgcttataaattaaataaaaaaattacaagaaagaTATAAAAGCTATTTGATGTTCAGGACTAAATGAATCCAAACCTTCATCTGAAAAGTGTTtttctaataaatttattttttttaatttcaaaataacttgaaatttttctgttgtaaaaagaaaaaagaagaggaAATGATGgggattttttttgttttcaattcCAAGTTGGGAATGTTCATATATCATTTTTATCCAGTTTTTTGTTTAATTCCTTGAGATTTTATCCCTCTGCCTAGGTTCATGTGAAAATACTTATCATCGCTCATATGAGAAAATTCATAGGTGTCAAAGCAATAAATTTTGAAGTTCTCATGCTCCAAACTTTTGGCAGATATATCGTACAAAATCATTATATAAATTCGGCATATATCGGTCTGGAATATTAATTTGAAGTTGGATGGTACTGTCAGGGTGAAGACAACATATGAATTCCAACAAAACTTAGCACCTTGCAGCTAGCACCCAAGCTCTACAAATTACAAATAAAGGATTCCCCCCATGGATTTCTCATTTAAATAAAACACCATTATGTAACAAATCCAATGGTATATTGCTAGCAAGTGAAATATAGCTACCATACAACATGCCTCCTAGTTTCAGTTGAACATACTGAATTCCCACATTTCCCAACATATATAAGAAAAACAGTCTTGACTGACAAGTTGATAGCGCAAGTCAAAGAAAACAAGATGCAGCAATCCTTTGGTTTACAATATCCCCATTGGCATGCAGACATGAAAAGAGAAAACCAAGGGCAACAAACAACCTATCATATGACACTCGTAATATCTCATACATCAGTTGCCAAAACGGCCTCTTCCCCAGGGCATTCTTTGTCGGCCACGGCCATTAGGTTGTACACCATTGTTCTGATGTGACAATACCCTCAATCGCTCTTCTTTCATATTGGCAAAGAGGGAATCCAATGTTTTAGGCCTTTGTTTTGTTACTATGTTCTCTTGTTGGTCTTGCTGTAGTTGTTGTTGTTGTAGCTGCTGCTGTGGCTACAAAAAAGGAAATTTGCTCACTTAGCATTAATACAAGTGATCCGAGAAATTCAAATAAATGACGATTTAGTCACACAAGACAATTCCAATCCAATTGGGAATCATAAACTATTAATTTGCAAAGTTAAAAAGCCAATAAATCTATAGAATCTACGTTCCAATCCGTAAAAAAGCATTATTTACAATTCACTACATGCCTATGACCAACCATTTGAGCTTCTGGAGAAAAATGAGTACCTTTGCAGTAAAACCGCCATTTGCAGCCCTCCTTTGGACAGGTGGTCTTCCAACCCTACACCGAGAAGCAAAAACCATGAATGGATAACAAAAACATGACAAAACAATGACAGAGGTAACTCCAGGGAGGAACTAAGCTTTCACCAAACATGCCGTCAACCATCAACAAAAAGTTGAGAATTGGGAATCTTACCAGCATAGGAAGACTATTTATTTCCAGTAAACAGAAAGACAAAACAAACAATCTGTACTACTCCCTTTATTTTCCgcaaaactttttcaatttcaaaacatGATCATGCACCTAAACCCCACTCTGGACATTCATTGCAATCAACGGAGAGTAAAGCTTCAAAAGCAGAGCAGAACTAGGGGGAAACCACATCAGGAAATTTACCATGATCCAGACAAGCAGCAACAACAATTGGGGCAAACCCCTAAACCCCACCTTTTGAAGTCTACACCACTTGAGAAAAGGTAGCATAACAGAAGTCAAATTTACATCAAGACAACTAGATAAAATCAGCTTAAACTTTCAATATTTCCCAACCCAGTGTTCTTCCAGCTTCATATCTCTAGCTCAGATATCAATATGGCACCGTCAGCAACAATATATTCCTCAGCAAAAATATTCGTTTTAAATGGTGTATCATGGTGTCAACCAACCACTgttattaaaagaacataaaacccAACCATGGATTTAGCAGGCAGGAGAAACCATAGAAAAGATGAAAAGGATGAACCATCAACAGTGGACTGGAAAAAGAGTTTAGAACAAGGGCTTTTACATAAACCACAAGCTCTCCCAACTAGTTAAAACTAGTGTAAATTGAAGGATATGTGACCTCCAATGACAAACCATCAAAGAATCTCAAGTAGCCAAAATtacttgaaaaaggaaatcaaaaTTAATGGTTGACCCTGCTCATGGAATTACAAAACCCATTAGAATGAGCACAAACTACCCCATTAACACTTCTAGACATGTCAACAGTTGTCAAATCATGTAATAAGCCAACTACAAGAACTATTTTTTGAATGTACACATTCATCTCTTGCACAGCTCATCAAAACTTGGTATCATGTATTTTTCTAGATCAATCTTCTTCAAACATTATAACCACATTCAACAATCGTTACTCAATGCTTCAACATCCCCACCCAAAAGGCAAAACCAATTCCAAAATAGGCACCAATTAATCTGAGGACCTTGCACGATATAGATACAAAGCTTATGCTACTCGCATACTACTTTTGAGTAGTGCAAACAAAGAATAGCCAAATACTTCAATTAATCCCACATTTGCCTTTTCCACAAGAAATGTGATCAAATATTAGGTGTTCCACATAACATGCAACTTGAAATAAGTTAACCAGGAACACATTCCAGAGGTCATCAATATTGTAGAAGATCCATAATTTACCTGCAATGACTCAATTATAAGAATCCACCATTAGAAGGCAGTAATTATGTTTTAATTGTAAACACCACTATTAAAGCTAAAAGAAAACATAGTTACTTTATAAAGCAACTATATAAACTATTTGACATCCATATACCTTGGCTTGTTCAAATTACCCACCCTGCTAGTATTAAATGCTCTATTGCGTATTGGAGCAACTGCAGCCCTACGTGCAGCCTCAGCCGCAAAAGGAAACCGGTTCCCCTGGAAATTAGACCTTCTTTGAGCTAGAACCCCCTGATTAACATGCAAAGAGCAGAatcgggaaaaaaaaaaaagggggagtcCAAGTCATAATATGGCTCAAGTAGACATGAAAATTTATCAACAAGAGCAGTAAATAAATTGCACACCTGTCTAACAGAGGCCCGCGAGTCCATGTACTGTCGTACCTTCAAGGCCTTATCTTTAGCAGCATTACTCACAGGTCTCTGGATTTTATTCTGATAGTAAAGGGAAGAACAGGTTAGAATATCAACTTAAGCATGGTCATCGATAAAAATGTGCTATCTAGATTAAAAAAATTCTTACCGGTATCCTTCGCTGTTTCTTAGATTTATGTGAAGTATTTTTTGACATTTTAATGATATCATCTAAGTCCATAGAAAACGCAAACTGATCAGAAACATGTTCACCGCCTAAGAAAATAACTTCGAAAAGGCAGAAACAGTTAAAAGCTCACCCAATGTCATGTCCATTTTCTTTTCTGTGAGGGCGATTGCTTCACTCGTAAGAGGTTTAGCCGCCATCTGACAAAGTAAACAGAATTAACCCACAATAATTTATGGAgatattgagaaataaaagcaaaagaaagtacatatatatatatttttaaaacagcTCAACCTCAAGAGACGAAACACACAAACATGATAAATAATCTCCACGAGAGAAATTTATACACGTACGTGGTATTGAGTAAGTTCGAATTAAGAAAACCCTAAAACTTTTGGGATTTCTTCAAACGCAGTAAAAGAATCTTCCATCTAAATCAGGAAAAAGAACTGGGAAAAGAAAATTTCAACAAACAAACAGCACAGAAACCGATTTGCAGATGAGATGCGATGGATTcaat from Gossypium arboreum isolate Shixiya-1 chromosome 9, ASM2569848v2, whole genome shotgun sequence includes the following:
- the LOC108456893 gene encoding uncharacterized protein LOC108456893, with the translated sequence MAAKPLTSEAIALTEKKMDMTLDDIIKMSKNTSHKSKKQRRIPNKIQRPVSNAAKDKALKVRQYMDSRASVRQGVLAQRRSNFQGNRFPFAAEAARRAAVAPIRNRAFNTSRVGNLNKPRVGRPPVQRRAANGGFTAKPQQQLQQQQLQQDQQENIVTKQRPKTLDSLFANMKEERLRVLSHQNNGVQPNGRGRQRMPWGRGRFGN